One Amorphoplanes digitatis genomic window carries:
- a CDS encoding aminotransferase class I/II-fold pyridoxal phosphate-dependent enzyme — MSGQYQVTGSSAASISASIEAGVRAGDWVWGERLPPIRVLAFELHVSPATVSKAYQELRQRGIVESVGRSGTRVRTRPAVASPRSALRLPVPAGALDLSAGDPDTRLLPGLAPHLRAVSDEVGPPMGYAAAGAMPELIDAARPRLAADGVPVEGAAITVTSGTLDAIERLLSAHLRAGDSVAVEDPGWANLLDLLGALDITAVPVAVDDEGPLPDRLAAALAKGVRAVVVTARAQNPTGAAISAQRAAELRAVLADSPDVLLIEDDHAAELSGVPLHSLGGATTSWAFVRSASKPFGPDLRIAVLAGDEVTIARVVGRMRIGTGWVSTVLQRLLLRLWRDEDVAARIAAAGESYDRRRLALRDALAARGVRAHGTTGINLWVRVEDETRMVTALRDAGYAVAPGSLFRVEAPPGIRMTVSQIDDDSIEGLADDVAAAAYPATVPAPSR; from the coding sequence GTGTCAGGACAGTATCAGGTCACCGGTTCCTCTGCCGCCTCGATTTCCGCGAGCATCGAGGCGGGCGTCCGCGCGGGCGACTGGGTGTGGGGCGAGCGACTGCCGCCGATCCGGGTGCTCGCCTTCGAGCTGCACGTCAGCCCGGCCACGGTGTCGAAGGCCTATCAGGAGCTCCGCCAGCGCGGGATCGTCGAGTCCGTCGGCCGCAGCGGCACCCGTGTCCGCACCCGGCCGGCGGTCGCCAGCCCGCGCTCCGCGCTGCGTCTGCCGGTGCCGGCGGGCGCGCTCGACCTGTCGGCCGGCGACCCCGACACCCGGCTGCTGCCGGGTCTCGCTCCGCATCTCCGCGCGGTCTCCGACGAGGTCGGCCCACCCATGGGGTACGCGGCCGCCGGAGCCATGCCGGAGCTCATCGATGCGGCCCGGCCCCGCCTCGCGGCCGACGGCGTGCCCGTCGAGGGCGCCGCCATCACGGTGACAAGCGGCACGCTCGATGCGATCGAGCGGCTGCTCTCGGCGCATCTGCGCGCGGGTGACTCGGTGGCGGTCGAGGATCCGGGCTGGGCCAACCTGCTCGATCTTCTCGGGGCGCTCGACATCACCGCGGTGCCGGTCGCGGTCGACGACGAGGGCCCGCTGCCCGACCGGCTCGCCGCCGCCCTGGCCAAGGGCGTGCGCGCGGTCGTGGTCACCGCCCGCGCGCAGAATCCCACCGGTGCCGCCATCAGCGCCCAGCGCGCCGCCGAACTGCGGGCGGTTCTCGCCGACAGTCCCGACGTCCTGCTCATCGAGGACGACCATGCCGCGGAGCTGTCAGGCGTGCCGCTGCACAGCCTCGGCGGGGCGACGACGTCGTGGGCGTTCGTCCGTTCGGCGTCCAAGCCGTTCGGACCCGATCTGCGCATCGCGGTGCTGGCGGGCGACGAGGTGACGATCGCCCGCGTGGTCGGCCGCATGCGGATCGGCACCGGCTGGGTGTCCACGGTGCTGCAACGTCTGCTGCTCCGGCTGTGGCGCGACGAGGACGTCGCGGCCCGGATCGCCGCGGCGGGCGAGAGTTACGACCGCCGTCGTCTCGCGCTGCGCGACGCCCTCGCGGCGCGGGGCGTGCGCGCGCACGGCACCACGGGCATCAACCTTTGGGTAAGGGTCGAGGACGAGACCCGCATGGTCACTGCCCTGCGCGACGCGGGATACGCGGTGGCGCCCGGCTCCCTGTTCCGCGTCGAGGCGCCGCCCGGCATCCGGATGACGGTGAGCCAGATCGACGACGATTCCATCGAGGGCCTCGCCGACGACGTGGCGGCCGCGGCCTACCCGGCGACCGTGCCCGCCCCGTCGCGATGA
- a CDS encoding ribonucleotide-diphosphate reductase subunit beta — protein sequence MLLDPGMDLTLRPMKYPHFFDRFKDAIKNTWTVEEVDLHSDLADLAELSAAEQHLVSRLVAFFATGDTIVANNLVLNLYQHINSPEGRLYLSRQLFEEAVHVQFYLNLLDTYVPDETERAAAFDAVENIPSIARKADFCFRWIDSVFDLRELRTKDDRRAFLLNVICFAACIEGLFFYGAFAYVYYLRSRGLLHGLASGTNWVFRDESMHMAFAFDVVEQVRAEEPDLFDDKMERQVRDMLAEAVECEVQFAADLLEQGVSGMSLTDMRTYLQHVADRRLIQLGIAPLYGSPNPFAFMELQDVQELSNFFERRVSAYQVGVTGTVSFDDDF from the coding sequence ATGCTGCTTGATCCTGGAATGGACCTGACCCTGCGGCCGATGAAGTATCCGCACTTCTTCGACCGATTCAAGGACGCGATCAAGAACACCTGGACGGTCGAGGAGGTCGACCTGCACTCCGACCTCGCCGACCTCGCCGAGCTGTCGGCCGCCGAGCAGCACCTGGTCAGCCGGCTGGTCGCCTTCTTCGCCACGGGCGACACCATCGTCGCCAACAACCTGGTGCTCAACCTCTATCAGCACATCAACTCCCCCGAGGGGCGGCTGTATCTCTCCCGGCAGCTCTTCGAGGAGGCGGTGCACGTCCAGTTCTATCTGAATCTGCTGGACACCTATGTGCCGGACGAGACCGAGCGGGCGGCCGCCTTCGACGCGGTGGAGAACATCCCGTCGATCGCGCGCAAGGCGGACTTCTGCTTCCGCTGGATCGACTCGGTCTTCGACCTGCGCGAGCTGCGGACCAAGGACGACCGGCGTGCGTTCCTGCTCAACGTGATCTGCTTCGCCGCCTGCATCGAGGGGCTGTTCTTCTACGGCGCCTTCGCCTACGTCTACTACCTGCGCTCGCGGGGGTTGCTGCACGGGCTCGCGTCCGGGACCAACTGGGTGTTCCGCGACGAGTCGATGCACATGGCGTTCGCCTTCGACGTGGTGGAGCAGGTGCGTGCCGAGGAGCCGGACCTGTTCGACGACAAGATGGAACGGCAGGTCCGCGACATGCTGGCCGAGGCCGTCGAGTGCGAGGTGCAGTTCGCGGCGGACCTGCTGGAGCAGGGCGTCTCGGGCATGTCGCTGACCGACATGCGCACCTATCTGCAGCATGTGGCGGACCGCCGGCTCATCCAGCTCGGCATCGCGCCGCTTTACGGCTCGCCGAACCCGTTCGCCTTCATGGAGCTCCAGGACGTGCAGGAGCTGTCGAACTTCTTCGAGCGCCGGGTGTCGGCCTATCAGGTCGGCGTCACCGGCACCGTGAGCTTCGACGACGACTTCTGA
- a CDS encoding ribonucleoside-diphosphate reductase subunit alpha encodes MTVTQEQTASDPAVPEQRRHAMQVRKRNGDAESVDVNKIVKAVERWVADLDEVDPLRVATKTISGLYDGATTAELDRLSIQTAAELIGEEPQYSRLAARLLAAFVDKEVRGQGIASFSQSIARGHAEGLIGDDTAAFVARNARKLDDAVDPAGDLRFEYFGLRTVADRYLLRHPRTRLVVETPQYWLLRVACGLSTSAGEAIAFYRLMSSLAYLPSSPTLFNSGTRHTQMSSCFLVDSPKDELDSIYERYQQVARLSKFAGGIGISWSRVRGRGALIRGTNGRSNGIVPFLRTLDASVAAVNQGGRRKGAACVYLEPWHPDIEEFLELRDNTGEDARRTHNLNLANWIPDEFMRRVEADEDWSLIDPSDAPELPDLYGEEFEAAYRIAESKAVKTVKARDLYGRMMRTLAQTGNGWMTFKDPSNRLSNQTGHPGNTIHLSNLCTEILEVSADDETAVCNLGSINLGAHLTGDDVDWAKLRETARTAVVFLDRVIDINYYPSEQAAASNPRWRPVGLGLMGLQDAFFALGLPFDSAAARELSTRVSEEIYLTALETSASLAERFGTHPAYPETRAARGDLQPDLWGVTPTQSARWAAVRARIADTGLRNSLLIAIAPTATIASIAGCYECIEPQVSNLFKRETLSGEFLQINTYLVRELKARGLWTSAVREQIKRAEGSVQGVETLPAEIRELFRTAWELPQKALIDLAAARSPYIDQSQSLNLFMSAPTIGKVSSMYLYAWKAGLKTTYYLRSRPATRIQQATVSAAPAAAPTLPAVVLPAPVADEDALACSLENPESCEACQ; translated from the coding sequence ATGACGGTCACGCAGGAGCAGACTGCGTCCGATCCCGCCGTACCGGAGCAGCGCAGGCATGCGATGCAGGTGCGCAAGCGCAACGGTGACGCGGAGTCGGTCGACGTCAACAAGATCGTTAAGGCGGTGGAGCGGTGGGTCGCCGACCTGGACGAGGTCGACCCGCTGCGGGTGGCGACCAAGACCATCAGTGGTCTCTACGACGGCGCTACCACCGCCGAGCTCGACCGGCTGTCGATCCAGACGGCGGCGGAGCTGATCGGCGAGGAGCCGCAGTACTCGCGGCTGGCGGCCCGGCTGCTCGCGGCGTTCGTCGACAAGGAGGTCCGCGGTCAGGGCATCGCGAGCTTCAGCCAGTCCATCGCCCGCGGTCACGCGGAGGGGCTGATCGGGGACGACACGGCCGCGTTCGTGGCGAGGAACGCCCGCAAGCTCGACGACGCCGTCGACCCGGCCGGTGACCTGCGGTTCGAGTACTTCGGCCTGCGTACGGTCGCCGACCGCTATCTGCTGCGGCATCCGCGGACGCGGCTGGTCGTGGAGACGCCGCAGTACTGGCTGCTGCGGGTCGCCTGCGGACTGTCGACCAGCGCGGGTGAGGCGATCGCGTTCTACCGGCTCATGTCGTCGCTCGCCTACCTGCCGAGCTCGCCGACGTTGTTCAACTCGGGCACCCGGCACACCCAGATGTCGTCGTGCTTCCTCGTGGACTCGCCGAAGGACGAGCTTGATTCGATCTACGAGCGCTATCAGCAGGTGGCGCGGCTGTCGAAGTTCGCCGGCGGCATCGGCATCTCCTGGTCTCGGGTGCGTGGCCGGGGGGCGCTGATCCGCGGCACGAACGGCCGGTCCAACGGCATCGTGCCGTTCCTGCGCACGCTCGACGCCAGCGTCGCGGCGGTCAACCAGGGCGGCCGGCGCAAGGGCGCGGCCTGCGTCTACCTGGAGCCGTGGCACCCGGACATCGAGGAATTCCTCGAGCTGCGGGACAACACGGGCGAGGACGCCCGGCGCACGCACAACCTGAACCTGGCCAACTGGATCCCGGACGAGTTCATGCGCCGGGTCGAGGCCGATGAGGACTGGTCGCTGATCGACCCGTCCGACGCCCCCGAGCTGCCGGACCTCTACGGCGAGGAGTTCGAGGCCGCGTACCGGATCGCGGAGAGCAAGGCGGTCAAGACCGTCAAGGCGCGCGACCTGTATGGCCGGATGATGCGCACGCTGGCACAGACCGGCAACGGCTGGATGACCTTCAAGGACCCCTCGAACCGGCTGAGCAACCAGACCGGCCACCCGGGCAACACCATCCACCTGTCGAACCTGTGCACCGAGATCCTCGAGGTCAGCGCCGACGACGAGACGGCGGTCTGCAACCTCGGCTCGATCAACCTCGGCGCCCACCTGACCGGCGACGACGTCGACTGGGCGAAGCTGCGCGAGACCGCGCGGACCGCCGTCGTGTTCCTGGACCGGGTCATCGACATCAACTACTACCCGAGCGAGCAGGCGGCGGCGAGCAACCCGCGGTGGCGCCCGGTCGGGCTCGGCCTGATGGGCCTCCAGGACGCGTTCTTCGCGCTGGGGCTGCCGTTCGACTCCGCCGCCGCCCGGGAGCTCTCGACCCGGGTCTCGGAGGAGATCTATCTGACCGCCCTGGAGACCTCGGCGTCGCTCGCCGAACGCTTCGGCACGCACCCCGCGTACCCGGAGACCAGGGCCGCCCGCGGTGACCTGCAACCGGATCTGTGGGGCGTGACCCCCACGCAGTCTGCCCGGTGGGCGGCGGTGCGCGCGCGGATCGCGGACACCGGCCTGCGCAATTCGCTGCTGATCGCGATCGCGCCGACGGCGACGATCGCCTCCATCGCCGGCTGCTACGAGTGCATCGAACCGCAGGTCAGCAACCTTTTCAAGCGCGAGACCCTGAGCGGCGAGTTCCTTCAGATCAACACCTATCTGGTACGCGAGCTGAAGGCGCGCGGCCTCTGGACGTCGGCGGTGCGCGAGCAGATCAAGCGTGCCGAGGGCTCGGTGCAGGGCGTCGAGACGCTGCCGGCGGAGATCCGGGAGCTCTTCCGGACCGCGTGGGAGCTGCCGCAGAAGGCGCTCATTGATCTGGCCGCGGCCCGGTCCCCCTACATCGACCAGTCGCAGTCGCTGAACCTCTTCATGAGCGCTCCCACCATCGGCAAGGTCTCGTCGATGTACCTCTACGCCTGGAAAGCCGGGTTGAAGACCACGTACTACCTGCGCTCGCGGCCCGCGACGCGCATCCAGCAGGCCACGGTCTCCGCCGCGCCGGCCGCGGCGCCGACGCTCCCGGCGGTGGTGCTCCCCGCGCCGGTCGCGGACGAGGACGCCCTGGCCTGCTCCCTCGAGAACCCCGAGTCGTGTGAGGCGTGTCAGTAG
- a CDS encoding UdgX family uracil-DNA binding protein (This protein belongs to the uracil DNA glycosylase superfamily, members of which act in excision repair of DNA. However, it belongs more specifically to UdgX branch, whose founding member was found to bind uracil in DNA (where it does not belong), without cleaving it, appears to promote DNA repair by a pathway involving RecA, rather than base excision.): MAMTQAPPGAQGFIPADAHDLDELKAAAPGCRGCELHENATQVVFGRGAAHARLVLVGEQPGDIEDQKGLPFVGPAGRLLRDAVGDAGIDPSVIYLTNTVKHFRFELRGRRRIHQTPGPAHIAACRPWLVAEFSLLEPDLIVALGATAAKALFGPSFRVTRSRGELLPWPAAAQRPQDFPAAEARALATIHPSAVLRADDRDAAYQGLVDDLKVAAATLA, translated from the coding sequence ATGGCAATGACGCAAGCCCCGCCCGGGGCTCAGGGGTTCATTCCCGCCGATGCGCACGACCTCGACGAACTCAAGGCCGCCGCGCCCGGCTGCCGCGGCTGCGAACTGCACGAGAACGCCACCCAGGTGGTCTTCGGTCGCGGCGCCGCACATGCCCGGCTGGTGCTGGTCGGCGAGCAGCCCGGCGACATCGAGGACCAGAAGGGCCTGCCCTTCGTCGGCCCGGCCGGCCGGCTGCTGCGCGACGCGGTCGGCGACGCCGGCATCGACCCGTCGGTGATCTACCTGACCAACACCGTGAAACACTTCCGCTTCGAACTGCGCGGCCGGCGGCGCATCCATCAGACGCCCGGCCCGGCGCACATCGCCGCCTGCCGGCCCTGGCTGGTCGCCGAATTCTCGCTGCTCGAGCCGGACCTGATCGTGGCGCTCGGCGCGACAGCGGCCAAGGCCCTCTTCGGACCCTCGTTCCGCGTCACGAGATCACGCGGCGAACTGCTGCCGTGGCCGGCGGCGGCGCAGCGCCCGCAGGACTTCCCGGCGGCCGAGGCCCGGGCGCTCGCGACGATCCATCCGTCGGCGGTGCTGCGGGCCGACGACCGGGACGCTGCCTACCAGGGCCTGGTCGACGACCTCAAGGTCGCGGCGGCGACCCTGGCCTGA
- a CDS encoding DUF3046 domain-containing protein has translation MRLTDFWGRLEQAFGPAYARSLASDQSFSALQGRTIDQSIAQGVDTATIWRAVVAEYPDRVPSRLH, from the coding sequence GTGCGGTTGACGGATTTCTGGGGGCGCCTCGAGCAGGCGTTCGGCCCCGCATATGCGAGGAGCCTGGCCAGCGATCAGAGTTTCTCGGCGCTACAGGGCCGCACGATCGACCAATCCATCGCTCAGGGTGTGGACACCGCTACCATCTGGCGCGCGGTGGTGGCCGAGTACCCCGATCGGGTGCCTTCGCGCCTGCACTGA
- the recA gene encoding recombinase RecA: protein MVAGPDRDKALDLALAQIDKQFGKGSVMRLGERPVTQMAIIPTGSIALDIALGVGGLPRGRVIEIYGPESSGKTTVALHAVANAQRNGGIAAFIDAEHALDPDYAQALGVDTDALLVSQPDTGEQALEIADMLIRSGALDIIVIDSVAALVPRAEIEGEMGDSHVGLQARLMSQALRKITGILNNSGTTAIFINQLREKIGVMFGSPETTTGGRALKFYSSVRLDVRRIESLKDGTDIVGNRTRVKVVKNKVAAPFKQAEFDIMYGKGISREGSLIDVGVEQSIVRKSGAWYTYDGDQLGQGKEKAREFLKENPDVAAEIEKKILEKLGVGQTTGDAAGGPDLPPVDF, encoded by the coding sequence ATGGTGGCAGGACCTGATCGGGACAAGGCGCTAGACCTTGCTCTCGCGCAGATCGACAAGCAGTTCGGCAAGGGCTCGGTGATGCGCCTCGGGGAGCGGCCGGTCACACAGATGGCCATCATCCCCACCGGCTCCATTGCCCTCGACATCGCGCTCGGCGTCGGCGGTCTGCCGCGCGGCCGGGTCATCGAGATCTACGGACCGGAGTCCAGCGGTAAGACGACGGTCGCCCTGCACGCGGTGGCCAACGCCCAGCGCAACGGCGGCATCGCGGCCTTCATCGACGCGGAGCACGCGCTCGACCCCGACTACGCCCAGGCACTCGGCGTCGACACCGACGCCCTGCTGGTTTCCCAGCCGGACACCGGCGAGCAGGCGCTCGAGATCGCGGACATGCTGATCCGCTCCGGCGCGCTCGACATCATCGTCATCGACTCGGTGGCGGCCCTCGTGCCGCGCGCCGAGATCGAGGGCGAGATGGGCGACAGCCACGTGGGTCTGCAGGCCCGCCTGATGAGCCAGGCCCTGCGAAAGATCACCGGCATCCTGAACAACTCCGGCACGACCGCGATCTTCATCAACCAGCTCCGCGAGAAGATCGGCGTCATGTTCGGCTCGCCCGAGACGACGACGGGCGGCCGCGCGCTGAAGTTCTACTCGTCGGTGCGCCTCGACGTGCGCCGCATCGAAAGCCTCAAGGACGGCACCGACATCGTGGGCAACCGCACCCGCGTCAAGGTCGTGAAGAACAAGGTCGCGGCGCCGTTCAAGCAGGCCGAGTTCGACATCATGTACGGCAAGGGCATCTCCCGCGAGGGCTCGCTGATCGACGTCGGCGTCGAGCAGAGCATCGTCCGCAAGTCCGGCGCCTGGTACACGTACGACGGTGACCAGCTGGGCCAGGGCAAGGAGAAGGCGCGCGAGTTCCTGAAGGAGAACCCGGACGTCGCCGCCGAGATCGAGAAGAAGATCCTGGAGAAGCTCGGCGTGGGCCAGACCACCGGTGACGCCGCCGGCGGTCCGGACCTGCCCCCGGTCGACTTCTGA